In the genome of Desulfuromonas sp. DDH964, one region contains:
- a CDS encoding YajQ family cyclic di-GMP-binding protein produces MPSFDIVSKVDMQEVDNAVNQAVKEITQRYDFKGTHNEVTLEKDAILILAADDYKLQAIIDILKGKLVRRNISPKNLDYGKKEAASGGAVRQRIGIVQGIDKEKAKEVIKRIKETKLKVQPQIMDDQVRVSAKQIDDLQQVIQTLKGEDLEIELQFVNMRS; encoded by the coding sequence ATGCCGAGCTTTGACATCGTGTCCAAGGTGGACATGCAGGAAGTGGACAATGCGGTCAACCAGGCGGTCAAGGAGATCACCCAGCGCTACGACTTCAAGGGGACCCACAACGAGGTCACCCTGGAGAAGGATGCCATCCTGATCCTCGCCGCCGACGACTACAAACTGCAGGCGATCATCGATATCCTGAAAGGAAAATTGGTGCGCCGCAACATCTCGCCCAAGAACCTCGATTACGGCAAGAAGGAGGCAGCTTCGGGGGGCGCGGTTCGCCAGCGGATCGGTATTGTCCAGGGGATCGACAAGGAGAAGGCGAAGGAGGTCATCAAGCGGATCAAGGAGACCAAGCTCAAGGTCCAGCCGCAGATCATGGATGACCAGGTGCGGGTCAGCGCCAAGCAGATCGACGACTTGCAGCAGGTGATCCAGACCCTCAAGGGCGAGGACCTCGAGATCGAACTGCAGTTCGTCAACATGAGAAGCTAG
- a CDS encoding LolA family protein: MKRTVLLLPLLVAVLFICAGTVRAAGLSEVINTLESPFQASAPEATAIHDFQGDFFQESRIASLERTQRGRGRVAVRFVQRQGHPPLAQFRWEYFEPTDQEIVSDGRTMWVYLPENRQVIQSDIDIVNRTDANDPLTFLTGLGNLSRDFSIGWASENRDREGNWVLEMTPRRASPLIARMLIVVDRRAVDAFTRSGSTGGYLPLLSSTVFDPGGNSTLIEFSDIRINRGLGDLDFRFIMPAGVDVVRPSGQGMGF, encoded by the coding sequence ATGAAACGAACAGTCCTGCTCCTGCCGTTGCTGGTTGCCGTGCTCTTTATCTGTGCCGGAACTGTCCGGGCCGCCGGCCTTTCCGAGGTGATCAACACCCTGGAAAGTCCGTTCCAGGCCAGCGCTCCCGAGGCGACGGCGATCCATGATTTCCAGGGAGACTTTTTCCAGGAATCGAGAATCGCCTCTCTCGAACGGACCCAACGCGGTCGCGGCCGGGTCGCCGTGCGCTTCGTCCAGCGCCAGGGGCATCCCCCCCTGGCCCAATTCCGCTGGGAGTATTTCGAGCCGACCGACCAGGAGATCGTCTCCGATGGCAGGACGATGTGGGTCTATCTGCCGGAGAACCGCCAGGTGATCCAGTCCGACATCGATATCGTCAACCGCACCGATGCCAACGATCCGCTCACCTTCCTCACCGGGCTCGGCAACCTGAGCCGGGATTTCAGCATCGGCTGGGCGTCGGAGAATCGCGACCGGGAAGGGAACTGGGTACTGGAGATGACGCCGCGCCGCGCGTCGCCGCTGATCGCGCGGATGCTGATCGTGGTCGATCGCCGGGCGGTCGATGCCTTTACCCGCAGCGGCAGCACCGGCGGCTATCTGCCGCTCCTTTCCAGCACCGTCTTCGATCCGGGCGGCAACAGCACCCTGATCGAATTCAGCGATATCCGTATCAATCGTGGCCTCGGCGATCTCGATTTCCGCTTCATCATGCCCGCCGGGGTCGACGTGGTGCGTCCCAGCGGTCAGGGGATGGGTTTCTGA
- a CDS encoding chemotaxis protein CheD, giving the protein MTERLSVGISEFRIAVPPAKLVTYGLGSCLAIALYDPEFRIGGLAHTLLPSPRHAADNARPAKFVDAAIELMINDLLARGAARERLGAKIFGGANMFEPLLGDPDNAVGPRNIRSARETLAVLGIPLLAEDVGGNFGRTVEFDIASGEVRVKAVRGREGEIIF; this is encoded by the coding sequence ATGACCGAACGGCTCAGCGTCGGCATATCCGAATTCCGCATCGCCGTGCCGCCGGCAAAGCTGGTGACCTACGGGCTCGGCTCCTGCCTGGCGATCGCCCTCTACGACCCCGAGTTCCGCATCGGCGGCCTCGCCCATACCCTGCTGCCGTCGCCACGTCACGCCGCCGACAACGCCCGCCCCGCCAAGTTCGTCGATGCGGCAATCGAGCTGATGATCAACGATCTCCTCGCCCGCGGGGCCGCGCGGGAACGGCTCGGGGCAAAGATCTTCGGCGGCGCCAACATGTTCGAGCCGCTGCTGGGAGACCCGGACAACGCGGTCGGTCCGCGCAATATCCGCAGCGCCCGCGAGACCCTTGCCGTTCTCGGAATCCCGTTGCTGGCCGAGGATGTCGGCGGTAACTTCGGCCGCACCGTCGAGTTCGATATCGCCAGTGGCGAGGTTCGCGTCAAAGCGGTGCGCGGGCGCGAGGGGGAAATAATTTTCTGA